One Candidatus Parcubacteria bacterium DNA segment encodes these proteins:
- a CDS encoding O-antigen ligase family protein, which produces MENNVNENKFKLVYLIGFLLILTLPLWNLPPWFSPPDWGKTIVFKIVLSALIFLFIYQILSKKDFAADIKNKISGFSLLSPFSALIALFGVFFLATILSQEPYFSFWGSPHRSGGFLNFGFCIIFAILAFFILKDRDWKKIWIFNIIIGILVSFIAIFQLYGLFENILIPFDGRPPSTIGGPTFLAIYLILLSFLTLAFGIKDRNLFKKIFYFSSFTLFLFTILIVTQTRAAFIGLFIGFVYFFLFYPAKSKKIILVKILASLVLISGIYGLYYVNTASELPQFIQENKLLKSAVSRLSIERALDDPRISGWKISWQALKDKPIIGYGPENFSIGFDKYYDPTLPKIDEAWGSWWDRAHNFFLDISTNTGILGLIVYLSLFGVLIYELQKLKKRKPENLIMYHGIQATFLAYLAANFFSFDTFSTYLISFLLIGYCLSLINQPNEMEIRSVQKLTIVKIWTLLKKYKKAIIVILFLFLIWFIWFNISAFQVNKNLKLAGYYSNEKNFEKSFEYIEKAHNKHSFIDNYAGLRYIDVISAYFKNANPSPQEITEKTNKAIEILRKNITIRKNYARSWLLLGAYLNISLETQKHSPEDFEKIKQEANSAFERANQLSPKRQEIIAEWVKTDLLSHNFQQAEEKSQMCIDINPKFKDCFWMMALTQAYLNNIEQANENIKLASKKGYPVNNELSLLHLSKAYYYNKNYAEMVAVYEKLIKRKPNYVSYRLNLAILYKETGKYKEAKKQALKVIELDPNLKPQAEEFLRTLPI; this is translated from the coding sequence ATGGAAAACAATGTTAATGAAAATAAATTTAAATTAGTTTACTTAATCGGCTTTCTTTTGATTTTGACTTTGCCGCTTTGGAATTTACCGCCATGGTTTTCGCCCCCTGATTGGGGAAAAACAATTGTTTTCAAGATTGTTTTATCTGCTTTGATTTTTTTGTTTATTTACCAAATACTTTCTAAAAAAGATTTTGCTGCTGATATTAAAAATAAAATTTCAGGATTTTCATTACTATCGCCATTTTCTGCTTTAATCGCACTCTTTGGAGTTTTTTTCTTAGCCACAATATTATCTCAAGAACCCTATTTTAGCTTTTGGGGTTCGCCTCATCGCTCTGGCGGATTTTTAAATTTCGGTTTTTGTATTATTTTCGCTATCTTAGCTTTTTTTATCTTGAAAGACAGAGATTGGAAAAAAATATGGATTTTTAACATAATTATTGGAATTTTGGTCTCTTTTATTGCAATTTTCCAACTTTACGGACTTTTTGAAAATATTTTAATCCCTTTTGATGGACGGCCTCCTTCTACAATCGGCGGACCAACATTTTTAGCTATCTACCTTATATTATTAAGTTTTTTAACTCTGGCTTTTGGAATTAAAGATAGAAATCTGTTTAAAAAAATCTTTTATTTCTCTTCTTTTACATTATTTCTCTTTACTATCCTTATTGTCACTCAAACAAGAGCTGCTTTTATTGGTCTTTTTATAGGTTTTGTATATTTCTTTTTATTCTATCCTGCTAAAAGCAAAAAAATCATTCTTGTTAAAATCTTAGCTAGTTTAGTTTTAATTTCAGGCATCTATGGTCTTTATTATGTAAACACTGCTTCAGAACTGCCTCAATTTATTCAAGAAAACAAATTATTAAAATCAGCTGTGAGCAGATTGTCAATTGAAAGAGCTTTAGATGACCCGCGCATCTCTGGCTGGAAAATCAGCTGGCAGGCGCTGAAAGACAAGCCAATCATTGGTTATGGACCGGAAAACTTTTCTATCGGTTTTGACAAATATTATGACCCTACTCTGCCCAAAATTGACGAGGCATGGGGTTCCTGGTGGGATAGGGCTCATAATTTTTTCCTTGATATTAGCACTAATACTGGTATTTTAGGATTGATTGTTTATTTGTCACTTTTTGGGGTCTTAATTTATGAACTGCAAAAATTAAAAAAAAGAAAACCAGAAAATCTAATAATGTATCATGGTATTCAGGCAACTTTTTTAGCTTATTTGGCTGCTAATTTCTTCAGCTTTGACACTTTCTCTACATACTTAATTTCCTTTCTTCTAATCGGTTATTGCCTAAGTTTAATAAACCAGCCAAATGAAATGGAAATCAGAAGTGTCCAAAAACTCACGATCGTGAAAATTTGGACACTTTTAAAAAAATACAAAAAGGCAATTATTGTTATTTTATTTTTATTCCTAATCTGGTTTATCTGGTTTAATATAAGCGCTTTTCAGGTTAATAAAAATCTAAAACTGGCTGGATATTATTCAAACGAAAAAAACTTTGAAAAGAGCTTTGAGTACATAGAAAAAGCACACAACAAACACAGCTTTATAGACAATTATGCCGGCTTGAGATATATTGACGTTATCAGCGCATATTTTAAAAACGCAAATCCTTCCCCCCAGGAAATAACTGAAAAAACTAACAAAGCAATAGAAATTTTAAGGAAAAATATAACTATTCGCAAAAATTATGCCCGTTCTTGGCTTTTATTAGGCGCTTATCTTAATATATCTTTGGAAACGCAAAAACATTCTCCTGAAGATTTTGAAAAAATAAAGCAAGAAGCAAATTCTGCTTTTGAAAGAGCTAATCAATTAAGCCCGAAAAGGCAGGAAATCATTGCTGAATGGGTAAAAACCGACTTACTGTCTCATAACTTCCAGCAGGCAGAAGAAAAGTCACAGATGTGTATTGATATAAATCCAAAGTTCAAGGATTGCTTTTGGATGATGGCTTTAACCCAGGCATATTTAAACAATATTGAACAAGCAAATGAAAATATAAAACTTGCTTCTAAAAAAGGTTATCCTGTAAATAATGAATTATCCTTGCTACATTTGTCTAAAGCTTATTATTATAATAAAAACTATGCAGAAATGGTTGCAGTGTATGAAAAGCTAATCAAACGAAAACCTAATTATGTTTCATACCGTCTCAACTTAGCCATTTTATACAAAGAAACAGGCAAATACAAAGAAGCAAAAAAACAAGCCCTAAAAGTAATAGAACTTGACCCAAATCTTAAGCCGCAGGCAGAAGAATTTCTAAGAACCCTGCCTATTTAA
- a CDS encoding phenylacetate--CoA ligase family protein, with amino-acid sequence MYGFIPPKIRLGEVFWETYNFLQKSQWWSREKLEEYQMEQLSKLLHHAYKNVPYYKRIFDERELKPKDIQDFGDLTKLPYLTKEIIRENLPDLVARNYPKSKLQYLTTGGSTGIPLGFYLEREVSEAKEWAFILTQWNRIGFKIGDRSVVLRGNIVPFASKNKFWEYDPRNKDLILSSYHITDETLPEYIAKIREFKPDFIQAYPSVITILARFMEENNIEPFSTVRTLLCGSENLYFWQRELLEKVFQCRVYSWYGHSEMVVLAGECETSTYYHIFPEYGFVELIDKKGNIVTGENKMGEIVATGFNNFACPFIRYRTMDLATPSNTKCECGRNYSLLTKVEGRLQDLVVTKDNRLITLTALIFAQHFEAFFKIREIQLVQEKEGEVTVKIVKTPQYSIDDEQEILSKMQRAVSSGLDINFVYVNTIPRTQSGKYRFLIQKLPIKFGD; translated from the coding sequence ATTTATGGGTTCATTCCTCCTAAAATAAGATTAGGCGAAGTATTTTGGGAGACCTATAATTTCCTTCAGAAATCGCAGTGGTGGAGCAGAGAAAAATTAGAAGAGTATCAGATGGAGCAACTAAGCAAACTTTTGCATCACGCCTACAAAAATGTGCCTTATTACAAAAGAATATTTGACGAAAGAGAATTAAAGCCAAAAGACATCCAGGATTTTGGTGATTTAACGAAACTGCCTTATTTGACGAAAGAGATTATTCGGGAAAACTTGCCAGACCTGGTAGCTCGTAATTATCCTAAATCTAAACTACAATATCTAACCACAGGTGGCTCTACTGGCATACCATTGGGATTTTATCTTGAAAGGGAGGTATCTGAAGCCAAGGAATGGGCTTTTATACTTACTCAGTGGAATAGAATTGGGTTTAAAATAGGTGATAGGTCAGTGGTGCTAAGAGGTAATATAGTTCCCTTCGCTAGTAAAAATAAGTTTTGGGAATACGATCCAAGAAACAAAGATCTTATTCTTTCGTCCTACCATATAACTGACGAGACATTGCCAGAATATATTGCCAAAATCAGAGAGTTCAAACCTGATTTTATTCAGGCCTATCCTTCAGTAATCACCATTCTAGCTAGATTTATGGAGGAAAATAATATTGAGCCATTTTCTACCGTTAGAACATTACTGTGTGGTTCAGAAAATTTATATTTTTGGCAGCGAGAGTTATTAGAGAAGGTATTTCAATGCCGGGTTTATAGTTGGTATGGGCATTCAGAGATGGTAGTATTAGCTGGAGAATGTGAAACAAGTACTTACTATCATATTTTTCCCGAATATGGATTTGTTGAGCTTATCGATAAAAAGGGCAATATAGTGACTGGTGAAAACAAAATGGGTGAAATCGTAGCTACAGGATTTAATAATTTTGCCTGTCCTTTTATAAGATATCGTACGATGGATTTGGCGACACCTTCAAATACAAAATGTGAATGTGGGAGAAATTACTCGCTATTAACTAAAGTAGAAGGTAGATTGCAGGATTTAGTGGTCACTAAAGATAATAGGCTTATTACGTTAACGGCACTTATATTCGCACAGCATTTTGAAGCTTTTTTTAAGATAAGAGAAATACAACTTGTTCAAGAGAAGGAGGGAGAGGTAACAGTGAAAATAGTGAAAACCCCACAATATTCAATTGATGATGAACAAGAAATTCTTTCTAAAATGCAAAGAGCTGTTAGTAGTGGGCTAGATATAAATTTTGTATATGTAAACACTATTCCACGCACCCAAAGTGGTAAATACCGATTTTTAATTCAAAAACTACCAATTAAATTCGGAGATTAA
- a CDS encoding GDP-mannose 4,6-dehydratase, protein MKILVTGGAGFIGSHLVDRLVKERHKVIVIDNLSTGSKKNLNPKAKFYKLDIRNPKVSDVFKKEKPEAVFHLAAQIDLRKSVENPVEDAKINILGSLNILQNFIRINQLNPRKSVSKFIFTSTGGAIYGDADIIPTPETYPEMPLSPYGVEKLVFDKYLNYYYKVFGLPYVSLRLSNVYGPRQNSKGEAGVIAIFCDKMLGNKQPIINGSGKQTRDYVYVDDVVEAGILAFKKKKIGIFNIGTAQETDVNTIFRKIRKLINSDCKEIHVPEKPGEQKTSCLDCSKAKKELGWQPRYDLDKGLKETVEWFKNKLAY, encoded by the coding sequence ATGAAGATATTAGTTACAGGCGGAGCCGGGTTCATAGGAAGCCATCTTGTAGATAGATTAGTAAAGGAGAGACACAAGGTAATAGTTATTGATAATTTATCTACTGGAAGCAAAAAAAATCTTAATCCAAAAGCCAAATTTTATAAGCTGGATATCAGAAATCCAAAGGTTTCTGATGTTTTTAAGAAAGAAAAGCCAGAAGCAGTTTTTCATTTGGCAGCCCAGATTGATTTAAGAAAATCAGTTGAAAATCCCGTAGAGGATGCCAAAATCAATATTTTAGGTTCCCTTAATATTCTTCAAAATTTTATCCGTATAAATCAGTTAAATCCGCGTAAATCTGTGTCTAAGTTTATCTTTACTTCTACCGGCGGTGCTATTTACGGTGACGCTGACATTATTCCTACTCCAGAAACATATCCTGAAATGCCGCTTTCGCCTTATGGAGTTGAAAAGTTAGTTTTTGATAAATATCTTAATTACTATTATAAAGTTTTTGGTCTGCCTTATGTATCCCTGCGTTTATCAAATGTTTATGGTCCAAGGCAGAATTCAAAAGGAGAGGCAGGAGTAATAGCTATTTTTTGCGATAAGATGCTTGGAAACAAACAACCGATTATAAATGGTTCAGGCAAACAGACCAGAGATTATGTTTATGTTGATGATGTGGTTGAAGCAGGTATTTTAGCCTTCAAAAAGAAAAAAATTGGAATTTTCAATATTGGAACTGCTCAAGAAACAGATGTTAATACTATTTTTAGAAAAATTAGAAAGTTGATTAATTCAGATTGCAAGGAAATTCATGTTCCTGAAAAGCCAGGGGAGCAGAAAACAAGCTGTTTAGATTGTTCAAAAGCAAAAAAAGAGCTTGGCTGGCAGCCAAGATATGATTTAGATAAAGGATTAAAAGAAACCGTGGAATGGTTCAAGAATAAGTTAGCTTACTAA
- a CDS encoding helix-turn-helix domain-containing protein, translating into MPEIKPDQVYTTEEARDFLKISESTIKRHLKNGILKANKVGGRYRIWGKEILRLVSPKVENKAVQAYQKVKRKAIKTIEKW; encoded by the coding sequence ATGCCTGAAATAAAACCAGATCAAGTATATACAACTGAGGAAGCTCGCGATTTTTTAAAAATAAGCGAAAGCACTATTAAGCGTCATTTAAAAAATGGCATTCTTAAAGCTAACAAAGTTGGCGGCAGATATAGGATCTGGGGCAAGGAAATTTTAAGATTGGTCTCGCCAAAAGTTGAAAACAAGGCAGTTCAGGCATATCAAAAAGTAAAAAGAAAAGCCATAAAAACCATTGAAAAGTGGTAA
- a CDS encoding glycosyltransferase: protein MSKIKLALIGSYPPPYGGIAIHIQRLKRQLEEKEYECIVYDLKGQNELIKENIICIKNVKRWLLRYFFFARENIIHYHNSDWKMRVVIGLMGLLGKKTIISIQGASLEDSLKLASWFKKKIIILALKHTSFVIAANKETENLLLSSNIHSQKITVIPAFIPPVIKKEDYQEIPNQMWNFIKVHYPIISANAFKINFYHNQDLYGIDMCIDLCSHLKNTYPQIGFIFCLPNIGDYNYFHKMKHRIIEMGIENNFLFQTKPYQMYPIIIKSDLFVRPTNSDGDAVSLREALYFKIPSIASNIVLRPEGTILFKNRDMNDFTLKVKDALDNYEKYKERLKTVKIEDNSEKILKIYRKVINPKNNEY, encoded by the coding sequence ATGTCAAAGATAAAATTAGCTTTAATTGGATCATATCCTCCACCCTATGGGGGGATTGCTATTCACATCCAAAGATTAAAAAGACAACTAGAAGAGAAAGAATATGAGTGTATAGTTTATGATCTGAAAGGACAAAATGAGTTGATAAAGGAAAATATCATATGTATCAAAAATGTAAAGAGATGGCTACTAAGATATTTCTTTTTCGCGAGAGAGAACATAATTCACTATCATAATTCGGATTGGAAGATGCGAGTAGTAATAGGATTAATGGGACTATTAGGGAAAAAAACAATTATTTCAATTCAGGGAGCGAGTTTGGAGGATTCTTTAAAGTTGGCAAGCTGGTTTAAAAAGAAAATTATTATATTAGCGCTCAAACACACATCCTTTGTTATTGCCGCTAATAAAGAGACAGAGAATCTACTTTTATCGTCAAATATTCATTCTCAAAAGATAACAGTAATTCCAGCTTTTATTCCCCCAGTGATTAAAAAAGAAGATTATCAAGAAATTCCTAACCAGATGTGGAATTTCATAAAAGTTCACTATCCGATAATCTCTGCAAATGCTTTTAAGATAAACTTTTATCATAACCAAGATCTGTATGGGATTGATATGTGTATAGATTTATGCTCCCACTTAAAAAATACTTATCCTCAAATTGGTTTTATTTTTTGTCTTCCAAATATTGGAGATTATAATTATTTTCATAAAATGAAGCATAGAATTATAGAGATGGGGATAGAGAATAATTTTTTATTTCAAACCAAACCTTATCAAATGTACCCGATTATTATAAAGAGTGATTTGTTTGTAAGACCAACAAATAGCGACGGAGATGCAGTTTCACTTCGTGAAGCATTATATTTTAAGATACCCTCTATAGCTAGTAATATTGTTCTTCGACCCGAAGGCACTATTTTATTTAAAAATCGAGATATGAATGATTTCACTTTAAAAGTGAAAGATGCGTTAGATAATTACGAAAAATATAAAGAAAGATTGAAGACAGTGAAAATTGAGGATAATTCTGAAAAAATACTGAAAATTTATAGAAAAGTGATTAATCCTAAAAATAATGAATATTGA
- a CDS encoding polysaccharide biosynthesis protein: MNKQIKKYFNNKNILITGGLGSIGSAIVKELLLLNPKNIKVIDNRETGLFYGIYYNKNKKIEYCFIDIRDRESLEKAMKNVDIVFHAAAMKHVLVCERNPFEAVKTNVIGTQNVIEACVNNGIKKMILISTDKAVNPTNVMGASKLLAERIVAAIYNLRNGIDTEFGMVRFGNVLYSRGSVLEIWENQLKEGRKITITDPEMTRFFMGISQTIRLILSATYYAKNSEIFIFKMPSCKISILAEAYLELKGYPSDYYTVTGIKEGEKKHEELLFKEDGKLLMEKNEILLKLPLQLKKINMKYYHQINFKKSKKNTFISNDPNSLLKKDQIKQVLKDFLNKDFI; the protein is encoded by the coding sequence ATGAATAAGCAAATCAAAAAATACTTTAATAATAAGAATATATTAATCACCGGAGGATTGGGAAGTATAGGATCAGCAATAGTAAAGGAGTTACTATTACTTAATCCGAAAAACATTAAAGTAATTGACAATCGAGAAACAGGGCTATTTTACGGAATTTATTATAACAAAAATAAAAAAATAGAATATTGTTTTATAGACATAAGAGATAGAGAATCTTTAGAAAAAGCTATGAAAAATGTCGATATTGTATTCCATGCGGCAGCTATGAAGCATGTTTTAGTTTGCGAAAGAAATCCCTTTGAGGCAGTAAAAACAAATGTAATAGGAACTCAAAATGTCATTGAAGCATGTGTAAATAACGGCATAAAAAAGATGATATTGATAAGCACAGATAAAGCAGTAAATCCAACAAACGTTATGGGGGCAAGTAAATTATTAGCAGAAAGAATTGTAGCTGCCATATATAATCTAAGAAATGGAATTGATACCGAATTTGGGATGGTGAGGTTTGGTAATGTTTTGTATTCTAGAGGTTCTGTATTAGAAATTTGGGAGAATCAATTAAAAGAAGGAAGAAAAATTACAATAACAGATCCTGAAATGACAAGATTCTTTATGGGTATATCACAGACTATAAGGTTAATACTTTCCGCTACTTATTACGCTAAAAATAGTGAGATTTTTATCTTTAAAATGCCTTCTTGCAAAATAAGCATATTAGCTGAGGCTTATTTAGAGTTGAAGGGATACCCTTCAGATTATTATACCGTAACAGGGATTAAAGAGGGAGAAAAAAAGCACGAAGAATTATTATTTAAGGAAGATGGTAAATTGTTAATGGAAAAAAATGAAATCCTTTTAAAATTACCATTACAATTAAAAAAAATTAATATGAAATATTATCATCAAATAAACTTTAAAAAATCTAAAAAAAATACTTTTATCTCAAATGATCCAAACTCTTTACTTAAAAAAGACCAAATTAAACAAGTACTCAAAGATTTTCTCAATAAAGATTTTATATAG
- a CDS encoding nucleotide sugar dehydrogenase, which yields MRKNKTICVLGLGYIGLPTALFLAKAGYKVIGVDSNKNKIDDLIKRKFPFQEAGFPKLFKEAIKNLSFSLVPEKADVFIISVPTPITKNRKPDLRFVKQAAEDINKILNDKNLIIIESTIPPGTAKEIVLPIFKKRHKNYRIYLSHAPERAIPGKTLKEMVEDDRVIGGIDKKSSNLTKEIYSSFVKGKIYLTDTTTAEFVKIIENTYRDVNIAFANELAKLCDKIKINVWEAIKLANLHPRVNINLPGPGVGGHCLAIDPWFLVRKDDNGTQAIKLARTINDSMPDYVINLISKTVKNIKKPTITILGAAYKANIDDWRETPALKIIKLAKKKGWQVKIHDPYIKNFPYKLLNIKEALKNSDCAVLVTNHDFYKEVDFKKYAVKNIVDTRNFLDKNKLEDINLIVLGGKNNI from the coding sequence ATGAGAAAGAATAAAACAATTTGTGTTCTTGGTCTTGGTTATATAGGGTTACCTACAGCTCTTTTTTTAGCTAAAGCGGGCTATAAAGTTATTGGAGTTGATTCGAATAAAAATAAAATTGACGATTTAATTAAAAGAAAATTTCCTTTTCAAGAAGCTGGTTTTCCTAAACTTTTTAAAGAAGCGATAAAAAACCTTAGTTTTTCTTTGGTTCCGGAAAAGGCAGATGTATTTATAATTTCAGTTCCAACACCAATTACTAAAAATAGAAAGCCTGATTTAAGATTTGTGAAACAAGCAGCTGAGGATATAAATAAAATTTTAAATGATAAAAATTTAATAATTATTGAATCAACAATACCTCCTGGTACAGCTAAAGAAATTGTTCTGCCAATTTTTAAAAAAAGGCATAAAAACTATAGAATTTATCTATCACATGCTCCGGAAAGAGCAATTCCCGGGAAAACTTTAAAAGAAATGGTAGAAGACGATAGAGTTATTGGCGGGATTGATAAAAAATCAAGTAATTTAACAAAAGAAATATATTCATCTTTTGTAAAAGGAAAAATTTATTTAACAGATACTACTACTGCTGAGTTTGTAAAAATCATTGAAAACACTTATAGAGATGTTAATATTGCTTTTGCTAATGAATTAGCAAAACTTTGCGATAAAATAAAAATAAATGTTTGGGAAGCAATAAAGCTAGCTAACTTGCATCCAAGAGTGAATATTAATCTGCCAGGCCCTGGAGTGGGAGGGCACTGTTTAGCAATCGATCCATGGTTTTTAGTAAGAAAAGATGATAATGGTACCCAAGCGATAAAACTGGCTAGAACTATTAACGATTCAATGCCTGATTATGTAATAAACCTTATTTCTAAGACAGTAAAAAATATTAAAAAGCCCACCATCACTATTTTAGGAGCTGCATACAAGGCCAATATTGATGATTGGCGGGAGACCCCGGCTTTAAAAATAATAAAACTTGCCAAAAAAAAGGGTTGGCAGGTAAAAATTCACGATCCTTATATTAAGAATTTTCCCTATAAATTATTAAACATAAAAGAAGCTTTAAAAAACTCTGATTGCGCAGTTTTAGTTACTAATCATGATTTTTATAAAGAAGTGGATTTCAAAAAATACGCAGTAAAAAATATAGTAGATACCCGTAATTTTTTAGATAAAAACAAACTTGAAGACATTAATTTAATAGTTCTTGGCGGAAAGAATAATATATAA
- a CDS encoding NAD-dependent epimerase/dehydratase family protein: protein MNIRFKKNLILGGGGFIGSHLSEALIKNKNDVVVIDHFSASSKNILPSQVKIYNLDISSPLVKKIFREEKPDFVFNLAGPIHLRRGISDPLFENGFDVIKGFKKILDYSHTFQIKKLIFASSGGAIYESAKILPTSEDYPAHPSSLYGRANLILERLLEEYYKSHKLNFIILRLSNVYGPRQWESGAIPSFINRIKKDKSPIIYSHGQTTRDFIFIEDVIRAFLISAKSKEIGIFNVGSSQEITLNEVIQKISKILGKNIEPKYYPKKNEITRSFLNYAKIKKQLKWKPCIDFDEGLKKTIDWYLY from the coding sequence ATGAATATTAGGTTTAAAAAAAATTTAATTCTTGGAGGAGGAGGATTTATCGGATCTCATTTAAGTGAAGCATTAATAAAAAACAAGAATGATGTAGTAGTGATAGATCATTTTTCTGCCAGCTCAAAAAACATACTACCTTCTCAAGTAAAAATATATAATCTTGATATTTCTTCCCCCTTAGTTAAAAAGATTTTTCGGGAAGAAAAACCTGATTTCGTTTTCAATTTAGCAGGTCCAATCCATTTAAGAAGAGGAATTAGCGATCCCTTGTTTGAAAATGGCTTTGATGTAATAAAAGGATTTAAAAAGATTTTAGATTACTCTCATACTTTTCAGATTAAAAAATTAATTTTCGCATCATCAGGTGGAGCAATTTACGAAAGTGCAAAAATTTTACCTACTTCAGAAGATTATCCAGCTCATCCATCATCACTTTACGGTCGGGCAAATCTAATTCTTGAAAGGCTTCTAGAAGAATATTATAAGTCCCATAAATTAAATTTTATAATTTTAAGATTAAGTAATGTATATGGACCTAGACAATGGGAAAGTGGAGCAATCCCTTCTTTTATAAATAGAATTAAAAAAGACAAATCGCCCATAATTTATAGCCATGGCCAAACGACTCGCGATTTCATTTTTATAGAAGATGTAATAAGAGCGTTTCTAATATCTGCTAAAAGTAAGGAAATAGGAATTTTTAATGTTGGTAGTTCTCAAGAGATTACCCTAAATGAGGTTATTCAAAAAATTTCAAAAATTTTGGGGAAAAATATAGAGCCAAAATATTATCCTAAAAAAAATGAAATTACTCGAAGTTTCCTTAATTATGCGAAGATAAAAAAACAGTTAAAATGGAAACCTTGCATAGATTTTGACGAAGGTCTCAAAAAAACTATTGATTGGTATTTATATTAA
- the wecB gene encoding UDP-N-acetylglucosamine 2-epimerase (non-hydrolyzing), giving the protein MKIAIILGTRPEIIKMASVIRECQKKRLDFFILHTNQHYSENLDKIFFQELELPQPKYNLKVGSGTHGEETGKMLIRIEKVLIKEKPDIVLVEGDTNSVISGALAAVKLHIKVGHIEAGLRSYFREMPEEINRILTDHCSNFLFAPTKKAKEILINEGISDKKIFITGNTIVDALYQGLDLAKEKSSILDDLKLLKGNYFLLTLHRPENVDKKEKLKGILKGLDLIYKKFNLPVVYPIHPRTKKMISKFKLKIPKGIGIIEPIGFLNFLQLESNARLVLTDSGAVQEETCILKIPCVTLRDNTERPETIEIGSNILVGADPQNILKNTKRMLNIKRIWKQPFGDGKTGERIINIIQKK; this is encoded by the coding sequence ATGAAAATTGCAATTATTTTAGGAACTCGGCCAGAAATAATCAAAATGGCTTCAGTAATTCGGGAATGTCAAAAAAAGCGTCTTGATTTTTTTATTCTTCATACAAACCAGCATTATTCAGAAAATTTAGATAAGATATTTTTTCAAGAATTAGAATTACCTCAACCCAAATACAATTTAAAAGTCGGTTCAGGAACTCACGGAGAAGAAACGGGAAAGATGTTGATTAGAATTGAGAAAGTGTTAATAAAAGAAAAACCAGATATAGTTTTAGTAGAAGGGGACACCAATTCGGTCATTTCCGGAGCCTTAGCGGCAGTAAAACTCCATATAAAAGTTGGACACATAGAAGCAGGTCTTCGTTCATATTTTAGAGAAATGCCTGAGGAAATTAATAGAATTCTGACCGACCACTGTTCAAATTTTCTTTTTGCGCCGACAAAAAAAGCAAAAGAAATTTTAATTAACGAAGGAATATCTGATAAAAAGATATTTATTACTGGTAATACAATCGTTGATGCGCTATATCAAGGCTTGGATTTGGCTAAAGAAAAATCAAGTATTTTAGATGATTTAAAATTATTAAAAGGAAATTACTTTTTGTTAACTCTTCACCGTCCAGAAAATGTTGATAAAAAAGAAAAATTAAAAGGGATTCTTAAAGGATTAGATTTAATTTATAAAAAGTTTAATTTACCAGTAGTTTATCCAATTCATCCTCGCACTAAAAAAATGATATCTAAGTTTAAATTAAAAATTCCGAAAGGAATAGGGATAATAGAGCCGATTGGATTTTTGAACTTTCTTCAGCTTGAGTCAAATGCAAGGCTAGTTTTAACCGATTCCGGTGCTGTCCAGGAAGAAACTTGTATATTAAAGATTCCCTGCGTTACCTTAAGAGATAATACTGAAAGACCAGAAACTATAGAAATAGGAAGTAATATTTTAGTTGGAGCTGATCCTCAAAATATTTTAAAGAATACCAAGAGAATGTTGAATATAAAAAGAATTTGGAAGCAACCTTTTGGTGATGGTAAGACAGGGGAAAGAATAATAAATATTATTCAAAAAAAATGA